A region from the Cannabis sativa cultivar Pink pepper isolate KNU-18-1 chromosome 9, ASM2916894v1, whole genome shotgun sequence genome encodes:
- the LOC115722243 gene encoding uncharacterized protein LOC115722243 encodes MGLQLQMKLHSTTYNFSLQYTHSHENPSNPKLPLSNLIFRSPSTPHHYQSLFPLFSKPHSSKRTIKALRIVSDYSVDKDRVAESPAKLLRRILGSPGIHQSPCCFDALSAKLVERAGFDCCFVSGFSVSAARLGMPDAGLISYGEMLEQGRLITQAVSIPVIGDADTGYGNAMNVKRTVKEYIKAGFAGIMLEDQVSPKACGHTRGRKVVSREEAVMRIKAAIDAREESGSDIVIVARTDSRQGVSLEESLWRTRAFADVGADVLFIDALASKDEMRAFCEISPLIYKLANMLEGGGKTPILDPSELEDFGFKLVAYPLSLIGVSMQAMQDALASIKEGHIPHKSMPSFDKMKEILGFNSYYEEEELYATTSSRSTQKVE; translated from the exons ATGGGTCTTCAGCTTCAAATGAAGCTACATAGTACCACCTACAACTTTTCTCTTCAGTACACCCATAGCCATGAAAACCCATCAAACCCCAAACTTCCTCTTTCCAATCTCATTTTTCGCTCCCCATCAACACCCCACCATTACCAAAGCTTATTTCCACTATTTTCCAAACCACACTCCTCCAAACGCACCATTAAAGCTCTTCGAATCGTTTCAGATTACTCTGTCGACAAAGATCGCGTAGCCGAGTCTCCGGCTAAGCTACTTCGCCGGATTTTAGGGTCGCCGGGGATTCACCAGAGCCCTTGCTGTTTCGACGCTCTCAGTGCCAAGTTGGTCGAGAGAGCAGGATTTGACTGCTGCTTCGTTAGCG GTTTTTCAGTGTCAGCTGCTAGATTGGGAATGCCTGATGCAGGGCTTATATCATATGGGGAAATGTTGGAACAAGGAAGACTGATTACTCAAGCTGTGTCCATTCCTGTTATTGGGGATGCTGATACTGGATATGGCAATGCCATGAATGTTAAAAGGACTGTTAAGGAATATATCAAAGCTGGTTTTGCTGGGATTATGCTTGAAGATCAG GTATCTCCCAAAGCTTGTGGTCATACTCGAGGCAGGAAGGTGGTGTCAAGAGAGGAAGCAGTGATGCGGATAAAAGCAGCCATTGATGCTCGGGAGGAGAGTGGGTCTGACATTGTTATTGTTGCACGGACTGATTCTCGTCAAGGAGTGTCTTTAGAAGAATCACTCTGGAGGACAAGGGCTTTTGCTGATGTTGGAGCAGATGTTCTTTTCATTGACGCACTAGCTTCGAAAGATGAAATGAGAGCTTTTTGTGAAATTTCTCCCCTAATATATAAACTG GCCAACATGCTTGAAGGAGGGGGCAAGACACCAATACTTGATCCTTCTGAACTTGAAGACTTTGGATTTAAGCTCGTGGCCTATCCACTTTCCTTAATTGGGGTATCTATGCAAGCTATGCAG GATGCTCTTGCTTCTATCAAAGAGGGTCATATTCCTCATAAAAGCATGCCATCTTTTGACAAGATGAAAGAAATTCTAGGTTTTAACAGTTACTATGAAGAAGAGGAGCTATATGCCACCACTAGCTCGCGATCTACACAAAAAGTTGAGTGA